A region of Bifidobacterium adolescentis ATCC 15703 DNA encodes the following proteins:
- a CDS encoding MFS transporter — protein sequence MSTVEAAAGKAQAMVRDSVKTVIAASMVGTAIEFYDFYAYGTAAANYFPKVFFGDTTNPTVALLASLLTFAIAFIARPLGSLVFGHFGDRMGRKTTLVVSLLTMGIATFLIGCLPTYNQWGVAAVAVLCLCRFVQGIGLGGEWSGAALVATENAPEDKRALYGSFPELGAPIGFFLSNGTYFLLETFNDNDAMLAWGWRVPFLLSSILVIVGLVVRVQMEETPIFRMAQEQKKVVKSPLTEVFKKSWKEVIQATFLVAVTYTLFYTLATWSLAWGTKTVEQGGGNLGFTNQEYLLMLMIAVCVFAAFIVISCVNADKFGRKRVIIISSCCLIAFALLFPFLLDPAVVGQRNFATNLLFLCIGFALMGTAFGPIGAFLPELFDANVRYSGSGIGYNLAAIVGAAFVPTIATWLSHHWGVHSVGLYLGVMALCCLIAVLSCKETKNVDFTK from the coding sequence ATGAGTACAGTCGAAGCGGCCGCTGGCAAAGCGCAGGCGATGGTCCGCGATTCGGTCAAAACCGTGATCGCAGCATCCATGGTCGGCACCGCCATCGAGTTCTACGACTTTTACGCATACGGCACCGCCGCTGCGAATTATTTCCCGAAGGTGTTCTTCGGAGACACCACCAATCCGACCGTCGCGCTGCTGGCCAGCCTGCTGACCTTCGCCATCGCGTTCATCGCCCGTCCGCTGGGCTCGTTGGTGTTCGGCCACTTCGGCGACCGTATGGGCCGCAAGACCACGCTGGTGGTCTCCCTGCTCACCATGGGCATTGCCACCTTCCTGATCGGCTGCCTGCCGACCTACAACCAATGGGGTGTCGCGGCCGTCGCCGTGCTGTGCCTATGCCGCTTCGTGCAGGGCATCGGCCTTGGCGGCGAATGGTCCGGCGCCGCGTTGGTGGCCACCGAGAACGCTCCGGAAGACAAGCGCGCGCTGTACGGCTCCTTCCCGGAGCTGGGCGCCCCGATCGGCTTCTTCCTGTCGAACGGCACCTACTTCCTGCTGGAGACCTTCAACGACAATGACGCGATGCTTGCCTGGGGCTGGCGCGTGCCGTTCCTGCTGTCCTCCATCCTCGTGATCGTCGGCCTCGTCGTCCGCGTCCAGATGGAGGAGACCCCGATCTTCCGTATGGCCCAGGAGCAGAAGAAGGTCGTCAAGTCCCCGCTTACCGAAGTGTTCAAGAAGAGCTGGAAGGAAGTCATCCAGGCCACGTTCCTGGTGGCCGTCACCTACACGCTGTTCTACACGCTGGCAACCTGGTCCCTCGCTTGGGGCACCAAGACCGTCGAGCAGGGTGGCGGCAACCTGGGCTTCACCAACCAGGAGTATCTGCTGATGCTGATGATCGCCGTCTGCGTGTTCGCCGCGTTCATCGTGATCTCCTGCGTGAACGCCGACAAGTTCGGCCGCAAGCGCGTGATCATCATCTCCTCCTGCTGCCTCATCGCGTTCGCCCTGCTGTTCCCGTTCCTGCTTGATCCGGCGGTCGTCGGTCAGCGCAACTTCGCCACCAACCTGCTGTTCCTGTGCATCGGCTTCGCTCTGATGGGTACCGCGTTCGGTCCGATCGGCGCCTTCCTGCCGGAACTGTTCGACGCCAACGTGCGTTACTCCGGCTCCGGCATCGGCTACAACCTGGCTGCCATCGTCGGCGCGGCCTTCGTGCCGACCATCGCCACTTGGCTGTCCCATCATTGGGGCGTGCATTCCGTGGGCCTGTACCTCGGTGTGATGGCCCTGTGCTGCCTCATCGCGGTGTTGAGCTGCAAGGAAACGAAGAACGTCGACTTCACCAAGTGA
- the ilvC gene encoding ketol-acid reductoisomerase, giving the protein MAATIWYEKDADLSVFDGKKVAILGYGSQGHAHALNLRDSGVDVVVGLRPTSKSVEYAKEQGLEVKPVAEAVAEADVVMILLPDQYQAAVYKKDVEPNLKPGAALAFAHGFNIHYGYIKPSEDHPVFMVAPKGPGHIVRREYAAGRGVPVVVAVEQDPDGKTWPLCLAYAKALGALRAGAIKTTFTEETETDLFGEQDVLMGGINHLCDMGFDVLTEAGYQPEIAYFEVFHELKMLVDLANEGGLNKARWSCSDTAQYGDYTSTVITEETKKRMQYQLKRIQDGSFAKEFMDDQAAGAPKFKKLQEEYSHPHLETVGPKLRAMFSWNNQVDADADMAESFNGKIARTQVQ; this is encoded by the coding sequence ATGGCAGCAACTATCTGGTACGAAAAGGACGCCGATCTGTCCGTGTTCGATGGCAAGAAGGTGGCCATCCTCGGTTACGGTTCCCAGGGCCACGCCCATGCGCTGAACCTGCGCGATTCCGGCGTCGACGTCGTCGTCGGCCTGCGTCCTACCTCCAAGTCCGTGGAGTATGCCAAGGAGCAGGGCCTTGAGGTCAAGCCTGTTGCCGAGGCCGTTGCCGAAGCCGACGTGGTGATGATCCTGCTGCCTGACCAGTACCAGGCCGCCGTGTACAAGAAGGACGTCGAGCCGAACCTGAAGCCGGGCGCTGCTCTGGCCTTCGCTCACGGCTTCAACATCCACTACGGCTACATCAAGCCGTCCGAGGACCATCCGGTCTTCATGGTCGCCCCGAAGGGCCCGGGCCACATCGTGCGTCGTGAGTACGCCGCTGGCCGTGGCGTCCCGGTCGTCGTGGCCGTCGAGCAGGATCCGGATGGCAAGACCTGGCCGCTGTGCCTGGCTTACGCCAAGGCTCTGGGCGCGCTGCGTGCAGGCGCCATCAAGACCACCTTCACCGAGGAGACCGAGACCGATCTGTTCGGCGAGCAGGACGTCCTCATGGGTGGCATCAACCACCTGTGCGATATGGGCTTCGATGTGCTGACCGAGGCTGGCTACCAGCCGGAGATCGCCTACTTCGAGGTGTTCCACGAGCTGAAGATGCTGGTCGACCTGGCCAACGAGGGTGGTCTGAACAAGGCCCGTTGGTCCTGCTCCGACACCGCCCAGTACGGCGACTACACCTCCACGGTCATCACCGAGGAGACCAAGAAGCGCATGCAGTACCAGCTCAAGCGCATCCAGGACGGCTCCTTCGCCAAGGAGTTCATGGATGACCAGGCCGCTGGCGCTCCGAAGTTCAAGAAGCTGCAGGAAGAGTACAGCCACCCGCACCTGGAGACCGTTGGCCCGAAGCTGCGCGCCATGTTCTCCTGGAACAACCAGGTGGACGCCGACGCCGATATGGCCGAGTCCTTCAACGGCAAGATCGCTCGTACTCAGGTTCAGTGA
- the ilvC gene encoding ketol-acid reductoisomerase, which produces MAAQIWYENDGDLSVLEGKKVAIIGYGSQGHAHALNLRDSGVDVVVGLRPTSKSVEHAKEQGLEVKSVPEAAAEADIIMILAPDQYQRTIWANDIEPNIKPGAAVAFAHGFNIHYGYIKPTEDHPVFMVAPKGPGHIVRREYANGRGVPVVVAVEQDPRGDAWDITLAYAKALGALRAGAIKTTFTEETETDLFGEQNVLMGGVNKLVEMGFEVLTDAGYQPEIAYFEVCHELKMLVDLMNEGGLNKARWSCSDTAQYGDYTNTCIDEHVRERMQYHLKRIQDGSFAKEFIDDQDAGAPKFKQLQEEYGNVRIESVGPKLRAMFSWNNGKDDDADMATFTGKIARG; this is translated from the coding sequence ATGGCTGCACAAATTTGGTATGAGAACGATGGAGATCTCTCGGTCCTCGAAGGCAAGAAGGTTGCCATCATCGGTTACGGTTCCCAGGGCCACGCCCATGCGCTGAACCTGCGCGATTCCGGCGTCGACGTCGTCGTCGGCCTGCGCCCGACCTCCAAGTCCGTCGAGCACGCCAAGGAGCAGGGTCTGGAAGTCAAGTCCGTTCCGGAAGCCGCCGCCGAGGCCGACATCATCATGATTCTGGCTCCCGATCAGTACCAGCGCACCATCTGGGCCAACGACATCGAACCGAACATCAAGCCGGGCGCCGCCGTCGCCTTCGCTCATGGCTTCAACATCCACTACGGCTACATCAAGCCGACCGAGGACCACCCGGTCTTCATGGTCGCCCCGAAGGGCCCGGGCCACATCGTGCGTCGTGAGTACGCCAACGGCCGTGGCGTCCCGGTCGTCGTGGCCGTCGAACAGGATCCGCGCGGCGACGCTTGGGACATCACCCTGGCTTACGCCAAGGCTCTGGGCGCCCTGCGCGCAGGCGCCATCAAGACCACCTTCACCGAAGAGACCGAGACCGATCTGTTCGGCGAGCAGAACGTGCTCATGGGCGGCGTGAACAAGCTCGTTGAAATGGGCTTCGAGGTCCTCACTGACGCTGGCTACCAGCCGGAGATCGCTTACTTCGAGGTCTGCCACGAGCTGAAGATGCTCGTCGACCTCATGAACGAGGGTGGCCTGAACAAGGCTCGTTGGTCCTGCTCCGACACCGCCCAGTACGGCGACTACACCAACACCTGCATCGACGAGCACGTGCGTGAGCGCATGCAGTACCACCTGAAGCGCATCCAGGACGGCTCCTTCGCCAAGGAGTTCATCGACGATCAGGACGCTGGCGCTCCGAAGTTCAAGCAGCTGCAGGAAGAATACGGCAACGTGCGTATCGAGAGCGTTGGCCCGAAGCTGCGCGCCATGTTCTCTTGGAACAACGGCAAGGATGACGACGCTGACATGGCCACTTTCACCGGCAAGATCGCCCGTGGCTGA
- a CDS encoding sialate O-acetylesterase: MVTATGIAPGSEMTAQMEQVEERNVSGVLHIASIFASHMVLQRNKPIAVFGALAADCAGMEVVAEIHDFDGSLIAQEHAYSSQNVVNGFSQWRVMLPAQPEGGPYTLRIVAGNDAIEFDDVLIGEVWLAGGQSNMELELRNSEHADEALEDCADPLLRFYNVPKTGVINRNAENTSSWQESSPENSGVMSAVAYYFARKLRSELDPDLPVGIVDCYIGGTSISCWMSEDALNSSDAGRDYLTRYQRAIAGKTQQQFELETSEWQSQMDAWNAAVETVRQTNPNATSSELSEQCGTCPWPPPLTPTSQWRPCGPFHAMLERIMPYSLAGFLWYQGEEDEQYSGSYRELLGMMIGEWRALWSENLPFLIVQLPQWINGKTAADGNDPMRWPVLREAQWDAAQSIDNVYAICTIDCGEYDNIHPLDKRTPGERLANCALRQIYGMDRVPVHGPTVLGFRCDPNGRVRLFFRYAHGLHFEGTTPGGGDDDDFDGQLPTLVRVPEHSGFELAGSDGMFHPATAAIFVDCDIDDLVNSRVNVVDYNATEFGIPINSRSIGTITLATPDVPEPVAMRYAWRSWGPAPLFNDDGLPAQPFRLDLTDHTSPVESAEPVTPDGTAD, encoded by the coding sequence ATGGTCACTGCGACGGGGATTGCGCCTGGTTCCGAAATGACGGCGCAGATGGAGCAGGTGGAGGAGCGTAATGTCTCGGGCGTGCTGCATATCGCCTCGATTTTCGCCTCGCACATGGTATTGCAACGCAACAAGCCCATTGCGGTGTTCGGCGCATTGGCTGCCGATTGCGCCGGTATGGAGGTTGTGGCGGAAATACACGACTTTGACGGCTCCCTGATTGCGCAGGAACATGCTTATTCTTCGCAGAACGTGGTCAACGGCTTTTCGCAGTGGCGCGTGATGCTGCCCGCGCAACCGGAAGGCGGTCCGTACACGCTTCGTATCGTCGCGGGCAATGATGCCATCGAATTCGACGACGTGCTTATCGGCGAAGTGTGGCTCGCCGGCGGCCAAAGCAATATGGAACTTGAGTTGCGTAACAGCGAGCATGCCGACGAAGCACTTGAGGATTGCGCCGATCCGCTGCTGCGTTTCTACAATGTGCCCAAAACCGGTGTCATCAATCGCAATGCGGAAAATACGTCGAGTTGGCAGGAATCATCGCCGGAAAACAGTGGCGTGATGAGTGCCGTCGCCTACTATTTCGCACGCAAGCTGCGCTCCGAACTCGACCCCGATCTGCCGGTCGGCATTGTCGACTGCTATATCGGCGGCACGTCGATCAGCTGCTGGATGAGCGAGGACGCACTCAATTCCAGCGATGCCGGCCGCGACTATCTGACGCGCTACCAGCGTGCGATCGCAGGCAAGACGCAACAGCAGTTCGAGCTGGAAACCAGCGAATGGCAGTCGCAGATGGACGCATGGAACGCGGCTGTGGAAACGGTGCGTCAGACCAATCCGAACGCAACGAGCAGCGAGTTGAGCGAACAGTGCGGCACCTGCCCGTGGCCGCCGCCGCTCACCCCTACATCGCAATGGCGTCCGTGTGGCCCCTTCCACGCCATGCTGGAACGTATCATGCCCTACTCGCTGGCCGGTTTCCTGTGGTATCAGGGTGAGGAAGACGAGCAATACAGCGGTTCCTACCGCGAGCTGCTCGGCATGATGATCGGCGAATGGCGTGCGCTGTGGAGCGAAAATCTGCCGTTCCTCATCGTGCAGTTGCCGCAATGGATCAACGGCAAGACGGCTGCGGACGGCAACGATCCGATGCGCTGGCCGGTGCTGCGTGAGGCCCAATGGGACGCCGCGCAGTCCATAGACAACGTGTACGCCATCTGCACGATCGACTGCGGCGAATACGACAACATCCACCCGCTGGACAAGCGCACGCCCGGCGAACGCCTTGCCAATTGCGCGCTGCGGCAAATCTACGGCATGGATCGCGTTCCGGTGCACGGCCCGACGGTGCTGGGCTTCCGATGCGACCCGAACGGCCGCGTACGCCTGTTCTTCCGCTATGCGCACGGTTTGCATTTCGAAGGCACCACGCCCGGCGGCGGCGACGACGATGATTTCGATGGCCAGCTGCCGACTTTGGTGCGCGTGCCGGAACATTCCGGCTTCGAACTGGCCGGTTCCGACGGTATGTTCCACCCGGCGACCGCCGCGATTTTCGTGGATTGCGACATCGATGATCTCGTCAATTCCAGAGTGAACGTGGTCGATTACAACGCTACGGAATTCGGCATTCCGATTAACAGCCGCAGCATCGGCACGATTACGCTGGCGACTCCGGATGTGCCGGAGCCGGTGGCGATGCGATACGCCTGGCGCAGTTGGGGTCCGGCTCCGCTGTTCAACGACGACGGCCTGCCCGCGCAGCCGTTCCGTCTGGACCTGACCGACCATACCTCCCCCGTCGAGTCCGCCGAGCCCGTCACCCCCGACGGCACCGCTGACTGA
- a CDS encoding amino acid permease, with the protein MSDVTAAKKPRGTDDVPVPPTLRKSLKNRHIQLIALGGAIGTGLFYGSSESIQLAGPSILLAYLVGGLAIFMIVRALSEMAVEDPKAGAFSYYATRYWSRRAGFISGWNYWFNYVLVAMVELAVVGSFVNYWFPNIPKWVSAAVFLVAIAALNLMGVNKFGEFEFWFAIIKIVAVLAMILGGLYVVIANVPTASGIRASFANWFTVDGGFLPHGLMTRNADGTWTGLLMALVVVMFSFGGTELIGITAGETENPRTTIPKATNGIIWRILVFYICALGVIMAVIPWSKIDGDSSPFVQIFDSVGVHAAAGILNFVCLTAVMSVYNSGLYANSRMLYSLAKQGNAPAYLGKLSKKGVPVGGVITSAIIIAIAVVVVFVWPEFAFNYLMSIATIAAAINWIMIMITEIKFRRMVAAGDGPAELKGLKGKEALDKIAFKLPFANVTPYVVIAFMLLVVVLMCFSASYRIAVIAGVIWLAVLFAAAQLALGKSGSERGEDAAVIVDAAAATAE; encoded by the coding sequence ATGAGCGACGTCACCGCCGCAAAGAAGCCGCGTGGAACCGACGACGTGCCGGTTCCGCCGACGCTCCGTAAATCGTTGAAAAACCGCCATATCCAGCTCATCGCGCTGGGTGGCGCCATCGGCACCGGCCTGTTCTACGGCTCCAGCGAATCCATCCAGCTGGCCGGCCCGTCCATTCTGCTCGCCTACCTCGTCGGCGGTCTCGCGATCTTCATGATCGTGCGCGCTCTGAGCGAGATGGCGGTCGAGGATCCGAAGGCTGGCGCGTTCAGCTACTACGCGACGCGCTACTGGTCACGGCGAGCGGGCTTCATTTCCGGCTGGAACTACTGGTTCAACTACGTGCTGGTGGCCATGGTGGAGCTTGCCGTGGTCGGCTCGTTCGTGAACTACTGGTTCCCGAACATTCCGAAGTGGGTGTCGGCGGCGGTGTTCCTCGTGGCCATCGCGGCGCTGAATCTCATGGGCGTGAACAAGTTCGGCGAATTCGAATTCTGGTTCGCCATCATCAAGATCGTGGCCGTGCTGGCCATGATTCTCGGCGGCCTGTATGTCGTGATCGCCAACGTGCCGACCGCTTCGGGCATTCGCGCGAGCTTCGCCAACTGGTTCACCGTGGACGGCGGATTCCTGCCGCACGGCCTGATGACCCGCAACGCCGACGGCACGTGGACCGGCCTGCTGATGGCGCTCGTCGTGGTGATGTTCAGCTTCGGCGGCACCGAACTCATCGGCATCACCGCCGGCGAAACCGAGAATCCGCGCACCACCATTCCGAAGGCCACGAACGGCATCATCTGGCGTATTCTCGTCTTCTACATCTGCGCGCTCGGCGTGATCATGGCGGTGATTCCGTGGAGCAAAATCGACGGCGATTCCAGCCCGTTCGTGCAGATCTTCGATTCCGTCGGCGTGCACGCGGCCGCCGGCATCCTCAATTTCGTGTGCCTGACCGCCGTGATGAGCGTCTACAATTCCGGCCTGTACGCCAACTCCCGCATGCTGTATTCGCTGGCAAAGCAGGGCAACGCGCCGGCTTACCTGGGTAAGCTCAGCAAGAAAGGCGTGCCGGTCGGGGGTGTTATCACTTCCGCGATAATTATTGCGATTGCCGTTGTCGTCGTGTTCGTATGGCCGGAATTCGCGTTCAATTATCTGATGTCGATCGCCACTATCGCGGCTGCGATCAACTGGATCATGATTATGATTACGGAGATTAAGTTCCGTCGCATGGTTGCGGCTGGCGATGGCCCGGCCGAACTTAAGGGGCTGAAGGGCAAGGAAGCGCTCGACAAGATCGCGTTCAAGCTGCCGTTCGCCAATGTGACGCCGTATGTGGTAATCGCGTTCATGCTGCTGGTTGTGGTGCTCATGTGCTTCTCCGCAAGCTATCGCATCGCCGTGATCGCCGGCGTCATCTGGCTGGCGGTGCTGTTCGCCGCCGCCCAGCTTGCGCTTGGCAAGTCCGGCAGCGAGCGTGGCGAGGACGCGGCGGTGATTGTCGACGCGGCTGCTGCAACCGCTGAGTAA
- a CDS encoding ABC transporter permease encodes MAFVKDMLRMWAHSWKRFISIAMITLLGVAVLTGIYAGCRDAFRSTDRFFDAQGLHDVQVLSTAGLSNGDIAALRKVNGVAKVQAERSQEVTFDLDGRKSATMQEIGTNGIDQPYLQEGRMPKKAGEIAVTRKFIRDSGKRIGSRLTVTPESASSDTSDTNDTNGADGTNETNGTDEAPSFPTKLTIVGVVLDPQNLSNPDGYSAMTSFRSTATTDYTFFAPSDGVTGTLYTSATLLVKGAAAESTFDESYENTVKQVTDRIDGTVKTDRQKARRQELLDAGNKKIADARAEADKKFADAQSQIDANRQQFNQQVDQIVSMQAGAAAAGAAANGANAGAAAAAGATTPQLDETTRETMRETIIAASPELTQAKQQLDQAQSQLNEQKASTEHTLKTKENELKTSIPQVRWYVQDRQSLGGFSALKSDLDSIQSLGNAFPIVFLLVAVMMSLTAMARMVEEDRSLIGTYVGLGYGRLAVALRYLLFALLACLIGGGLGLIAGFLGIPAFLLVVLQGMYVMPGLRLEYDWLYGSLGIALFVVGVLAATIYACVQEMRQTPASLLRPKAPRAGSRILLERIRPVWNRMGFLGKVTARNIFRFKSRLIMTVGGVAGCTALIVCGLAINDTVADLGIKQYRDIYQYDLMVVSDDSGASAMRTKVASDGRVTSSLDVRIESGDLTVAGSGDGDSGKAGSSGSESIQLVAVPEKHLSDLGEMVTLQPVSSGILGTSGVGKTGSLKLDDDGVIVAQSAASALGVKAGSKVRLTNGDGVQATAKVSAVNRNLIGSDVYVSETYYAKLFDSKDAKNTKNSKSSEDSEALTWNAMLAKLSGSDTSQTDYAESLEEDSSVMKAVSCAHMADSFKFDLMGAVVALIVALAGGLALVVLFTLANTNVSERVREMATLKVLGFFDREVHHYVNREMMILTVMGVILGLPLGRLVGGMLTMALNMPSLYFEVEVKPLSYVIAAVATMAFALLVQLFVNPVLDRIDPISSLKSVE; translated from the coding sequence ATGGCATTCGTCAAGGACATGCTGCGAATGTGGGCGCATTCGTGGAAAAGATTCATTTCCATCGCCATGATCACGTTGCTCGGTGTGGCCGTGCTCACCGGCATTTACGCGGGCTGCCGTGACGCGTTCCGCAGCACCGATCGCTTTTTCGACGCGCAGGGCCTGCACGACGTCCAGGTGCTGTCCACTGCGGGCCTGTCGAACGGCGATATCGCCGCGTTGCGCAAGGTGAACGGTGTTGCGAAAGTGCAGGCGGAACGGTCGCAGGAAGTGACGTTCGATTTGGACGGCCGCAAGTCGGCGACCATGCAGGAAATCGGCACGAACGGCATTGACCAGCCATACTTGCAGGAAGGGCGCATGCCGAAGAAAGCCGGCGAAATCGCGGTAACCAGGAAATTTATTCGCGATTCGGGCAAGCGTATCGGCAGCCGCCTCACCGTAACCCCCGAATCGGCTTCCTCCGATACTTCCGATACGAACGATACGAACGGTGCGGACGGCACGAATGAAACGAACGGCACGGACGAGGCGCCGAGCTTCCCGACCAAGCTCACCATCGTGGGCGTGGTGCTCGATCCGCAGAACCTGAGCAACCCGGACGGCTACTCCGCCATGACCTCGTTCCGTTCCACCGCCACCACCGACTACACGTTCTTCGCGCCGTCCGATGGCGTGACCGGCACCCTCTACACGTCCGCCACGCTGCTCGTCAAGGGTGCGGCCGCCGAAAGCACGTTCGACGAATCGTACGAAAACACCGTCAAGCAGGTGACCGACCGCATCGACGGCACCGTGAAAACCGACCGCCAGAAGGCCCGTCGGCAGGAACTGCTCGACGCGGGCAACAAGAAGATCGCCGACGCGCGTGCGGAAGCCGACAAGAAGTTCGCGGACGCGCAGTCGCAAATCGACGCGAATCGGCAGCAATTCAACCAGCAGGTCGACCAGATTGTCAGCATGCAGGCGGGCGCGGCAGCTGCGGGAGCTGCGGCAAACGGCGCGAACGCAGGTGCGGCGGCGGCCGCAGGTGCAACTACCCCCCAACTTGACGAAACCACGCGTGAAACAATGCGTGAAACCATCATCGCCGCTAGTCCCGAACTGACGCAAGCCAAGCAGCAGCTCGACCAGGCGCAATCGCAATTGAACGAGCAGAAGGCAAGTACCGAACATACGCTGAAAACCAAGGAAAACGAGCTGAAAACCAGCATTCCGCAAGTGCGCTGGTATGTGCAGGACCGGCAGTCGCTCGGCGGGTTCAGCGCGCTCAAATCCGACCTCGACTCCATCCAGTCGCTCGGCAACGCGTTCCCGATTGTGTTCCTGCTGGTGGCCGTGATGATGAGCCTGACCGCCATGGCGCGCATGGTCGAAGAGGACCGCTCGCTCATCGGCACGTACGTGGGGCTCGGCTACGGGCGGCTGGCGGTCGCGTTGCGCTACCTGCTGTTCGCGTTGCTCGCCTGCCTCATCGGCGGCGGCCTCGGCCTGATCGCCGGCTTCCTTGGCATTCCTGCGTTCCTGCTGGTCGTATTGCAAGGCATGTATGTGATGCCCGGTCTGCGATTGGAATACGACTGGCTGTACGGCTCGCTCGGCATCGCGCTGTTCGTGGTCGGCGTGCTCGCCGCCACCATCTACGCGTGCGTGCAGGAAATGAGGCAGACGCCCGCCTCGCTGCTGCGTCCGAAAGCGCCGCGCGCCGGCTCGCGCATTCTGCTGGAACGGATTCGGCCGGTCTGGAATCGCATGGGCTTCCTCGGCAAAGTGACCGCGCGCAACATCTTCCGCTTCAAGTCGCGCCTCATCATGACGGTCGGCGGTGTGGCCGGCTGCACCGCGCTGATCGTCTGCGGCCTGGCCATCAACGACACCGTCGCAGACCTCGGCATCAAGCAATACCGCGACATCTACCAGTACGACCTGATGGTGGTTTCCGACGATTCGGGCGCGTCGGCGATGCGCACGAAAGTCGCGTCAGACGGGCGCGTCACGTCATCGCTTGACGTGCGCATAGAGTCGGGCGATTTGACGGTTGCGGGCAGTGGCGACGGTGACAGCGGCAAGGCCGGCAGCAGCGGCAGCGAAAGCATCCAGCTGGTCGCGGTGCCGGAAAAGCATCTGTCCGATTTGGGCGAAATGGTCACGTTGCAGCCGGTCTCGTCCGGCATACTGGGCACGTCCGGCGTCGGCAAAACCGGTTCGCTGAAACTCGATGACGATGGCGTGATCGTCGCGCAATCGGCGGCAAGCGCGCTGGGCGTCAAGGCCGGTTCCAAGGTGCGACTGACCAACGGTGACGGCGTGCAGGCGACGGCGAAGGTGAGCGCGGTGAATCGCAACCTCATCGGCTCGGATGTGTATGTAAGCGAAACCTACTACGCCAAGCTTTTCGACTCGAAAGACGCGAAGAACACCAAGAATTCCAAGAGTTCCGAGGATTCCGAGGCTCTGACGTGGAACGCCATGCTCGCCAAGCTTTCCGGCTCCGACACTTCGCAAACCGACTATGCGGAATCGCTCGAAGAGGACAGTTCGGTGATGAAGGCCGTAAGTTGCGCGCATATGGCCGACAGCTTCAAATTCGACCTCATGGGCGCGGTGGTGGCGCTGATCGTGGCGCTCGCCGGCGGTCTGGCGCTTGTGGTGCTGTTCACGCTCGCCAACACGAACGTGTCAGAACGCGTGCGCGAGATGGCCACGCTCAAGGTGCTTGGCTTCTTCGACCGCGAAGTGCACCATTACGTGAACCGTGAGATGATGATCCTCACCGTCATGGGCGTGATACTGGGTCTGCCGCTCGGCCGGCTCGTCGGCGGCATGCTGACGATGGCGCTCAACATGCCCTCGTTGTATTTCGAGGTGGAGGTCAAGCCGCTGAGCTACGTGATCGCGGCCGTGGCGACCATGGCCTTCGCGCTGCTCGTGCAGCTGTTCGTCAACCCCGTCCTCGACCGCATCGACCCCATCAGCTCCCTCAAGTCCGTGGAGTAG